A region from the Spiroplasma taiwanense CT-1 genome encodes:
- a CDS encoding AAA domain-containing protein: MNSKRKLNFYKKIERLNVAVSRAQEKLIIVGAVENYLRHEIIINNTKKILNIWFKIINNNMGVIRTWEI, from the coding sequence ATAAACTCTAAAAGAAAACTAAATTTTTATAAAAAAATTGAAAGATTAAATGTTGCAGTTTCGAGAGCACAAGAAAAGTTAATTATTGTTGGAGCAGTAGAAAATTATTTACGACATGAAATCATTATTAATAATACAAAAAAAATTCTAAATATTTGGTTTAAAATAATAAATAATAATATGGGGGTAATAAGAACATGAGAGATATAA
- a CDS encoding CPBP family intramembrane glutamic endopeptidase: MKNKNVKINDFRNKYFSLSVETEFKFNSLNYKADGLIFLTTVLIIPLAISIIATLFFNLKQTNSWFNYVNIISIAVGLIFLVVRNPTGLFKNGYTWYYFLALGPNIIGIFVSLFASFIKVEDSNTFLSFLSIFIQLITEIIILLLVFLYDRRILKRIKESFKFKKISILIISVVGLVLLILISTLFFSTFIEGFLLKANESNNQGNLVGILNNSNVSTIIKVFYSILLFFLVILVAPLCEEIAMRDSVFLNCSNQWLGFFTSSLLFGFIHYGSTGDYEHFLSYTSSGFILSAIFFFTKGNLTYTWMVHLGNNIVSFILLFVGVFS, translated from the coding sequence ATGAAAAATAAAAATGTTAAAATAAATGATTTTAGAAATAAGTATTTCAGTTTAAGTGTAGAAACAGAGTTTAAGTTTAATTCATTAAACTATAAAGCGGACGGATTAATTTTTCTTACAACAGTACTAATTATTCCTTTAGCAATTTCAATTATAGCTACTTTATTTTTTAATTTAAAACAAACAAATTCTTGATTTAATTACGTAAATATTATTTCAATTGCAGTAGGTTTAATTTTTCTTGTTGTAAGAAATCCAACAGGGTTATTTAAAAATGGTTATACTTGATATTATTTTTTAGCATTGGGACCAAATATTATAGGTATTTTTGTTAGCCTATTTGCTTCTTTTATAAAAGTAGAAGACTCAAATACTTTTTTATCTTTTTTATCAATTTTTATACAATTAATAACAGAGATAATTATTTTATTATTAGTTTTTTTGTATGATAGAAGAATTTTAAAAAGAATTAAAGAGTCATTTAAATTTAAAAAAATTTCAATTTTAATAATTTCAGTTGTAGGTCTAGTCTTACTAATTTTAATTTCTACTTTATTTTTCTCAACTTTCATTGAAGGTTTTCTTTTAAAGGCAAATGAAAGTAACAATCAGGGAAATTTGGTTGGTATTTTAAATAATTCCAATGTATCTACAATCATAAAAGTATTTTATTCAATATTGTTATTTTTTCTTGTGATTTTAGTTGCTCCTCTTTGTGAAGAAATAGCAATGAGAGATTCTGTATTTTTGAATTGTTCAAACCAATGATTAGGTTTTTTTACTAGTTCATTATTATTTGGTTTTATACATTATGGTTCTACAGGGGATTATGAGCATTTTCTTAGTTATACAAGTTCTGGTTTTATTTTATCTGCAATATTTTTTTTTACAAAAGGGAATTTAACATATACATGAATGGTTCATCTTGGAAATAATATTGTATCTTTTATTTTATTGTTTGTTGGGGTATTTTCATAA
- a CDS encoding AAA domain-containing protein gives MTSYNFLKVQHRFTEDIMKIVNEVYDKNEKLKVPNNYNEKKFRKYNLNYNNDVIFLDTSFISKNFYDFWNKNKVKSNLLFKPNDKSFDQLKSLFNFTPFGSKRFNELNAFHIVKIIEKLIESNDFAIDKLDLEVICMTTSQKAIIKQFLKIFKISEKIINKIKIDTVDNFQGREKRIIIVDLIKAKNSLKEKGEL, from the coding sequence TTAACTTCGTACAATTTTTTAAAAGTACAACATAGATTTACAGAAGATATTATGAAAATTGTAAATGAAGTTTATGATAAAAATGAAAAATTAAAAGTACCAAACAATTATAATGAAAAAAAATTTCGAAAGTATAATTTAAATTACAATAATGATGTTATCTTTTTAGATACTTCTTTTATAAGCAAAAATTTTTATGACTTTTGAAATAAAAATAAAGTAAAAAGTAATTTACTTTTTAAACCAAATGATAAATCATTTGATCAATTAAAATCTTTATTTAATTTTACTCCTTTTGGTTCAAAAAGGTTTAATGAATTAAATGCATTTCATATAGTAAAAATTATTGAAAAATTAATTGAATCTAATGATTTTGCAATAGATAAATTAGATTTGGAAGTTATATGTATGACAACTTCTCAAAAAGCAATTATAAAACAATTTCTTAAAATATTTAAAATTAGTGAAAAAATAATAAACAAAATAAAAATAGATACAGTAGATAATTTTCAGGGAAGAGAAAAAAGAATAATTATTGTAGATTTAATAAAAGCTAAAAATTCTTTAAAGGAAAAAGGAGAATTATAA
- the ptsP gene encoding phosphoenolpyruvate--protein phosphotransferase — translation MSKKLSGIGASNGISIAKVYILNEQPIVISNSNVSDVQKELEIIENSIIKAKKDLEGLQKIALEKLGEEKAAIFEAHASILEDPAMAEEFTALVKDKKYNAAKAIKEVADKYIVMFQSMDDAYFQERAADVKDVTERLIRYILNLPVADLATINEEVIIVAEDLTPSQTAQLNPKFVKGFACNIGGRTSHAAIMARSLEIPAVLGLKTILNSVKENDILAIDGESGEVEVNPKNKEDWDKLAQNFAKEKEELKTFKDKPTLTKDGFDGFLLEGNIGSPKDIESVLENGGEGIGLFRSEFLYMDNDHFPTEEEQFIAYKQVVEGMQGKLVIIRTLDIGGDKKLSYFKFPEEMNPFLGYRAIRFTMDRKDIFKDQIRALLRASAFGPVGIMFPMIATVDEFLAAKKFTLDCKADLEKDGHKIGKDLEIGMMVEIPAAAVNAENFAKHADFFSVGTNDLIQYTMAADRMSENVTYLYQPYNPSILKLLKMTIDGAHKHGKWAGMCGEMAGEPQAIPLLMGLGLDAYSMSATSILKARSIMSKLTMSETQELAKNALDCETAEQVLELVSNLLNK, via the coding sequence ATGTCTAAAAAATTATCAGGAATAGGTGCAAGCAATGGAATATCAATTGCAAAAGTTTATATTTTAAATGAACAACCAATTGTTATTTCAAACTCAAACGTATCAGATGTTCAAAAAGAACTTGAAATAATTGAAAATTCAATTATAAAAGCAAAAAAAGATTTAGAGGGATTACAAAAAATTGCGTTGGAAAAATTAGGGGAAGAAAAAGCTGCAATTTTTGAAGCTCATGCCTCTATTTTAGAAGACCCAGCAATGGCAGAAGAATTTACAGCTTTGGTTAAAGATAAAAAATATAATGCTGCAAAAGCTATTAAAGAAGTTGCAGATAAATATATAGTTATGTTTCAATCAATGGATGATGCTTATTTTCAAGAAAGAGCAGCAGACGTAAAAGATGTAACAGAAAGATTAATTAGATATATTTTAAATTTACCTGTGGCAGATCTTGCAACAATTAATGAAGAAGTAATTATTGTTGCAGAAGACTTAACACCATCTCAAACTGCACAATTAAACCCAAAATTCGTTAAAGGGTTTGCATGTAATATTGGGGGAAGAACTAGTCATGCTGCAATTATGGCAAGAAGTTTGGAAATTCCAGCAGTTTTAGGATTAAAAACAATACTAAATTCTGTAAAAGAAAATGATATTTTAGCAATTGATGGAGAATCAGGAGAAGTTGAAGTAAATCCAAAAAATAAGGAAGACTGAGATAAACTTGCTCAAAATTTTGCAAAAGAAAAAGAAGAACTAAAAACATTTAAAGATAAGCCAACTTTAACAAAAGATGGATTTGATGGTTTTCTTTTGGAAGGAAATATTGGTAGTCCAAAAGATATAGAATCTGTTTTGGAAAATGGTGGAGAAGGAATTGGTTTATTTAGAAGTGAATTTCTATATATGGATAATGATCACTTTCCAACTGAAGAAGAACAGTTTATTGCATATAAACAAGTTGTTGAAGGAATGCAAGGTAAACTTGTAATAATAAGAACTTTAGATATTGGTGGAGATAAAAAACTATCATATTTTAAATTTCCAGAAGAAATGAATCCTTTTTTAGGATATAGAGCCATAAGATTTACTATGGATAGAAAAGATATTTTTAAAGATCAAATAAGAGCTTTATTAAGAGCAAGTGCTTTTGGACCGGTTGGAATTATGTTTCCAATGATTGCAACAGTTGATGAATTTTTAGCTGCAAAAAAATTTACACTAGACTGTAAAGCAGATTTAGAAAAAGATGGTCATAAAATAGGAAAAGATTTAGAAATTGGGATGATGGTTGAAATTCCAGCAGCAGCAGTTAATGCAGAAAATTTTGCAAAACATGCTGACTTCTTTTCTGTAGGTACAAATGATTTAATTCAATATACAATGGCTGCAGATAGAATGAGTGAAAATGTTACTTATTTATACCAACCTTACAATCCTTCAATTTTAAAATTACTAAAAATGACAATTGATGGAGCACATAAGCATGGGAAATGAGCAGGAATGTGTGGAGAAATGGCAGGTGAACCTCAGGCAATTCCATTATTAATGGGATTAGGTTTAGATGCATATTCAATGTCTGCAACAAGCATATTGAAGGCAAGAAGCATAATGTCAAAATTAACTATGTCTGAAACACAAGAACTTGCAAAAAATGCACTTGATTGTGAAACCGCAGAGCAAGTTTTAGAACTTGTGAGCAATTTATTAAATAAATAA
- a CDS encoding PTS sugar transporter subunit IIA, translated as MGLFTKNKSLEVYAPVDGEIIELSKVQDEVFAEKMLGDGFALVPENGIFHAPIDGKLVTVFPTGHAYGILNKNGVEILLHIGLDTVSLNGEGFDIKVKQDQSISQGDLLVNVDIDNVSKKVPSMQTPLIFTSDSMEGKSFELVKTGKVKQGELIALVK; from the coding sequence ATGGGATTGTTTACAAAAAATAAGAGTTTAGAAGTTTATGCACCAGTTGATGGTGAAATTATTGAACTTTCAAAAGTTCAAGATGAAGTATTTGCAGAAAAAATGTTGGGAGATGGATTTGCACTTGTTCCTGAAAATGGAATCTTTCATGCTCCAATTGATGGTAAGTTAGTTACTGTTTTTCCAACAGGACATGCATATGGAATATTGAATAAAAATGGAGTAGAAATATTATTACATATTGGTCTAGATACTGTTTCATTAAATGGTGAAGGTTTTGATATAAAAGTTAAACAGGATCAATCTATTTCACAAGGTGATTTATTAGTAAATGTGGATATTGATAATGTTTCTAAAAAAGTCCCTTCAATGCAAACACCACTAATTTTTACATCAGATTCAATGGAAGGAAAAAGTTTTGAACTTGTAAAAACAGGAAAAGTTAAACAGGGTGAATTAATAGCATTAGTAAAATAG
- a CDS encoding AAA family ATPase, protein MKKLLEQLKIKFQQKNILIVTGNVYDTYISDKNVESLIKNLDAYISKYSIEAGYTSVLKYSPSKKIIPLIGHYSQENQENSDYEINNDYSIIDFIEQVYKEISDKENVRRVYIMDFSNIYFNSNNNIEILVKIAELLSALLEEKISSPYEVSMLKKQSKLILIARDGVHIFGDITEKNIEYASINIKKPNIEERQWIFSKLSNIINITDSEEISKPGFKQDEAVALTDEFLCKEILQLGRIMQDNSGTTFKELYNIVQFNKKESEWQRINSESLKTLESDLSKRVIGQEFAIQAVRKTLISSYLGLNGVMHSENLTKPKGILFFAGPTGTEKTELSKAIAKFIFKDETKLIRFDMSEYSAEHSEPRLIGAPPGYIGYDNGGELTNSVKEKFFSILLFDKVEKANAKILDKFFTNTWRWKVNLIQRRINWFFRDIHNFYIQYWLFYGFFFK, encoded by the coding sequence ATGAAAAAATTATTAGAACAATTAAAAATAAAATTTCAACAAAAAAATATTCTTATAGTTACAGGAAATGTTTATGATACATACATTTCAGACAAAAATGTTGAGTCGCTCATTAAAAATTTAGATGCATATATTTCAAAATATTCAATTGAGGCTGGGTATACAAGTGTATTAAAATACTCACCATCAAAAAAAATTATTCCTTTGATTGGTCATTACTCACAAGAAAATCAAGAGAATTCAGATTATGAAATTAATAATGACTATTCAATTATTGATTTTATTGAACAAGTTTATAAGGAAATATCGGATAAAGAAAATGTTAGAAGAGTTTATATTATGGATTTTTCTAATATATATTTTAATTCAAACAATAATATTGAAATTTTAGTAAAAATTGCAGAATTATTATCTGCTCTTTTAGAAGAAAAAATTTCATCTCCTTATGAAGTTTCAATGCTAAAAAAACAAAGTAAATTAATTTTAATTGCAAGAGATGGTGTCCATATTTTTGGTGATATAACAGAAAAAAATATTGAATATGCTTCAATTAATATTAAAAAACCTAATATTGAAGAAAGACAATGAATTTTTTCAAAATTATCAAACATTATAAATATTACTGATAGTGAAGAAATTTCAAAACCAGGTTTTAAACAAGATGAAGCAGTTGCTTTAACAGACGAATTTTTATGTAAAGAAATTCTTCAATTAGGAAGAATAATGCAAGATAATAGTGGAACAACTTTTAAAGAATTATATAATATTGTTCAATTCAATAAAAAGGAATCTGAATGACAAAGAATAAATTCTGAAAGTTTAAAAACATTAGAAAGTGATTTATCAAAAAGAGTTATAGGACAAGAATTTGCAATTCAAGCTGTAAGAAAAACATTAATTTCTTCTTATTTAGGATTAAATGGTGTAATGCATAGTGAAAATCTAACAAAGCCTAAAGGAATATTATTTTTTGCCGGACCTACAGGAACAGAGAAAACAGAATTATCAAAAGCAATTGCAAAATTTATTTTTAAAGATGAAACAAAATTAATTAGGTTTGATATGTCTGAATATTCTGCAGAACATTCAGAACCAAGATTGATTGGTGCTCCACCAGGTTATATTGGTTATGATAATGGTGGAGAATTGACAAATTCTGTTAAGGAAAAATTTTTTTCAATTTTATTATTTGATAAAGTTGAAAAGGCGAATGCAAAAATTTTAGATAAATTTTTTACAAATACTTGAAGATGGAAGGTTAACCTCATCCAAAGGAGAATTAATTGATTTTTCCGAGACATTCATAATTTTTACATCCAATATTGGTTATTCTATGGTTTCTTCTTCAAATAA
- a CDS encoding pseudouridine synthase, with the protein MTILKVNQNDVNQTIFNFVKKNFKSTKLSIIYKLFRKGKIKINDSKVKDMKLKIQINDIIKIFDSTESVKRDLFEKVNFDDLDIIYEDQNILIVDKNSNIEIHSHVNISVDQKVKSYLREKSEYVPEKENSFVVSHVHRLDKLTKGLVIYAKNKMTLDSLLFEINNKNKIEKFYLVKLPNLNLPEGKISGYIKYDSELQKSIFKEKEFKNSKIVFQENTIIDEKNCIYEIKLLTGRKHQIRAVCSYFKSPIEKDFRYGSIKTKEKVIELIAYKLVFNNFDNHLSYLNKCEFKSKYCF; encoded by the coding sequence ATGACAATTTTAAAAGTAAATCAAAATGATGTTAATCAAACTATATTTAATTTTGTTAAAAAAAATTTTAAATCAACAAAGTTATCAATAATTTATAAATTATTTAGAAAAGGAAAAATTAAAATAAATGATTCAAAAGTTAAAGATATGAAGTTAAAAATTCAAATTAATGATATTATTAAAATTTTTGATTCAACAGAATCAGTTAAAAGAGATTTATTTGAAAAAGTTAATTTTGATGACTTAGATATTATTTATGAAGATCAAAATATTCTTATAGTGGATAAAAATTCAAATATAGAAATTCATTCGCATGTAAATATTTCAGTAGATCAAAAAGTAAAAAGTTACCTAAGAGAAAAAAGTGAATATGTACCAGAAAAAGAAAATAGTTTTGTTGTAAGTCATGTTCATAGACTTGATAAATTAACAAAAGGATTAGTTATCTATGCAAAAAATAAAATGACATTAGATTCATTATTATTTGAAATAAATAATAAAAATAAAATTGAAAAATTTTATTTAGTTAAGCTTCCAAATTTAAATTTACCAGAAGGAAAAATATCAGGATATATTAAATATGACAGTGAATTGCAAAAATCAATTTTTAAGGAAAAAGAATTTAAAAATTCCAAAATTGTTTTTCAAGAAAATACAATTATTGACGAAAAAAATTGTATTTATGAAATAAAGCTTTTAACAGGAAGAAAACATCAAATTAGAGCAGTTTGCTCGTATTTTAAATCTCCTATTGAAAAGGATTTTAGATATGGGTCAATTAAAACTAAGGAAAAAGTAATTGAACTAATTGCATATAAATTAGTATTTAATAATTTTGATAATCATCTTAGTTATTTGAACAAATGTGAATTCAAATCAAAATATTGCTTTTAA
- a CDS encoding AAA family ATPase has protein sequence MDFSETFIIFTSNIGYSMVSSSNNQEITRKNFIRAVEDHFTNNLKRPELLNRIGIKNIVPFNFINDKKIIKKITLNKLDRLFDYIYKKHNIKVILSNEELIMELISAYYDSKMEEGVL, from the coding sequence ATTGATTTTTCCGAGACATTCATAATTTTTACATCCAATATTGGTTATTCTATGGTTTCTTCTTCAAATAATCAAGAAATAACTAGAAAAAACTTTATAAGAGCAGTAGAAGATCATTTTACAAATAATTTAAAAAGACCAGAATTATTAAATAGAATAGGTATAAAAAATATAGTCCCATTTAATTTTATTAATGATAAAAAAATAATAAAAAAAATAACTTTAAATAAATTAGATAGATTATTTGATTATATTTATAAAAAACATAATATAAAAGTTATACTTTCCAATGAAGAATTGATTATGGAACTTATTTCAGCGTATTATGATTCAAAAATGGAAGAAGGGGTATTGTAA